From the genome of Brienomyrus brachyistius isolate T26 chromosome 8, BBRACH_0.4, whole genome shotgun sequence, one region includes:
- the LOC125748015 gene encoding uncharacterized protein LOC125748015 isoform X2, translating into MYKTARILNAPNKSRPQGPPATQERKGTQKKGWRATQRTGSSPRSTPVMLQLLGSLFFGGPQEAPSDAKHLKARVLEADEEGWVLLGLPDGATVDSSPTEELLIQCPDASSPSSALEDSVASLVSSVRMPATASSGGQIGTRGQATQGVAPRPGSLTKVTLAGQVQRAQARASWGSLGRSRLHRHNYVCQRGRWHTAHTRSSALQQPCPRNLSH; encoded by the exons GCACCCAACAAATCCAGACCACAGGGTCCTCCAGCTACACAGGAACGAAAAGGGACACAAAAGAAGGGTTGGCGAGCCACGCAGAGGACAGGGTCCAGTCCCCGCTCCACCCCCGTCATGCTTCAGCTCCTCGGCAGCCTGTTTTTTGGAGGACCGCAAGAGGCACCGTCTGACGCCAAGCACCTGAAGGCCCGAGTGCTGGAGGCTGACGAGGAAGGCTGGGTCCTGCTTGGCCTGCCCG ATGGCGCTACAGTGGACAGCAGCCCAACAGAGGAGCTCCTCATCCAGTGTCCAGATGCGTCTTCGCCCAGTTCTGCCCTGGAGGACAGTGTGGCTAGTCTGGTCAGCAGCGTGAG GATGCCAGCAACAGCGTCCTCTGGTGGCCAGATTGGCACACGGGGCCAGGCAACACAGGGCGTGGCACCTCGACCAGGCTCCCTGACCAAAGTGACCCTGGCTGGCCAGGTCCAGCGGGCCCAGGCACGAGCCAGCTGGGGCAGCCTGGGTCGTAGTCGGCTTCACCGTCATAACTATGTctgccagcggggccgctggcACACCGCCCACACCCGCAGCAGTGCCCTGCAGCAGCCCTGTCCACGCAACCTTAGCCACTAA